The genomic interval GCGGCGTGGTACCGATGTCGTGATCCTGCGGGAATACCGACCGGCAGACCGCGAATTCTCCGTGCCGCTCGAGGAAATCGACACCCTCCACACCGTGGTCGGCTTGCAGGAGCCCTAACTCCCATACCGTTCCGGTATCAGCTTTTCCTGGCCGATATAATCCATATTGGATTATTCCTTGCCCGACGATGCGCCGGATACGCCAGCGCACCTTCGCCGAACGAGGAGACATCGCCATGCCCCGGCTTTACCCCCGCTTCCATCCCGGCCCGTCGGCTGGTCGGCTCGATAGCTTCAGCGAGCGCGGCGCCCGTGAGCTGGCCCGGCGAATCCGCGCCGCCTGGGCCAACATCGGCTGGGATGTGGAGGTTCGGGTCGAACATATCTCCAGCGAGGACATCGGCGACGGCCGCAGCATCGCCCACTTCACCGTGCGCAGCGACCTGATCAACGGCCTGCCTCAACGCCGGCTGGAACAGGCGACGCAGACTCGGCCGCGCGCCGCCTGATGCGTTTCACTTCAGCCGCTCGTCCAGTTCGACCTGATAGCCGACCGCGAGACGATTTGTCTCGTTCGCCATGCCCACCACCGCCATCAGTTCGCCGAACTGTGCGTCGGTCATGCCCAGCCGGCGCGCCGCCGCCTCGTGCGAACGGATGCAATACTGGCAATTGTTGGTCACGCTGACCGCGACAAAGATCATCTCCTTCACCAGCGGATCCAGCGCACCCGGTGCCATCACCTCCTTCAGGCTGTCCCAGGTCCGCGCCAAGGTCGGCGGGTGATGGGCGATCGCCTTCCAGAAATTGTTCACGTCGGGGACATTGCGCGTCGCCTTGATGTCGTCATAGACGGCGCGGACCTCCGGTGCGGCATCGGCCTGTTCGATGAGGGGAAGCGGCATGGCGATGGGACCTCCTGTGTGGGATGCGTGACTTGCGATAAGGCCGGACATCCTGTCGCAAGGCAACAGCCCGCCTATGTCTTTCCCTCATCCATCGGCCACATTGACCAGTGCTGGTCGCCCTGGTAGTAGAGACTTGCAACAGATCGCGCAAACGTTCGGACAACAGATCCGCCCGGAAGCTGCGGCGCTGAAAGAATTCCATAAGACACGAAATCCATTCGTGCAGCGTTCCCATGCGGCCCGGCCCCGGCACATGTCCGATCCGGTCCGACTGCCGGGAGGAACAGCGTGGAGAGCACGGTACTGGAGGTCGCCCTGTCACATCAGGCGTCACCATCCCGTCAGGACGGGTCCGGCATTGCCAAGGCCCCCGTCCCAATCGATCTGGATTTGGCCGCTTCCGCCCAGGCACTGCGCCTTCTCGCGCGCCTGCATGCCGAGGAACCGACGCCCGCCCTGCTCGAATCGCTGCGCGATGCTCCGGTCGGTCGCGGTCCGCTGGCGCTCGACCGTGACGACGCCCTCCAGGCCGCCGCTCTGGTGGACGAGGTGGTGAGCGACCTGCCGGAACGGATCACCCGCCGTAGCCTCGCCGCGCTGACAGCCGATTTCGCCGCCATCCACCGCACCGGCGAATTGCGCACCTGCCCGACCGAAGGCCCTTGGCTGGACGAGGAGATGCGGGCCGATGCCGCCGCCACCCTACGGCGCTGGCGGACCGGATTGGGAGCGGAGTTGGAGGCGGAACTGCGCCGACCGCCGCTGGATGGCGTGGCGGACGACCATATCGCTGCGGAGCTGACTGTGCTGGCCGCGCTGTTCGACCGCGGGCGCACGCTCGACGCTCTGTGCTTCCTCGACCGACACCTCCTGCCCTGGGCGCCTGATTTCTGCAGCCGGGTCGCCACCCGTTGCCGGGAGCCTTTCTTCGCCGGTATCGCCATCCTGACCAATGCCCAACTCGACGACCTGCGGGATCGGCTCGTTGAGCTTTGCGGACTGCCCCGTCCAGTCGAGGAGGGCGCCGACGCCCGCCGCCGACGCCGCTGGACGGAAGGGCGCTTCCCCCGCGCCTGCACCTGCGACCCGTGACCGGTCGAACTGTGCGCCGTCGAGCCGCGAGCGGCCGGAGTCCGAATGACCGAACCTTGGACGGCCTGAAGTTGAGGACTGGGCACCGAGCCACCCATCCCTGCCGTAAAGTCTGAGTTGCCCGCCCCTCGATGCTTCGTCCATGGTGACCGAGGCGGACCCGCCCCTGCCGCAACTCCGTACTGCCGCCCTGTGCCCTCGGGGGCCGGCATGATCCGCTTTTTTCAATGGTTGGTGATGTCCTTTCGCAACCTCGACAGCCGGACCGACCGCAGAGGGTCATTGCGCCTTCTGCGCCTTCTGCTGGCTGTGTCGGTTGCCCTGCCGCTCGTGCTGTTCGCCGGCATCGGCTGGCGCGAGCGGTGGGAGGCGCAGGAGGAGGTCGAGCGCAGCAGCGGCAAGAACGCACTGATCCTGCACGAACATGTGCTGAAGGTGTTCGACACCATGGCGCAGGTGCTGGACCGGGTCGACGAACGCATCCATGGGCAGACGTGGCGCGAGATCGCCGAGTCGGAACCGCTGCACCGCTACCTGAAGACCCTGGAAGGCGAGCTTGACCAGATCGGCGCCATAGGACTGACCGACCCCGACGGCCATGTGCGCAACTCCAGCCTCGTCTTTCCAGCGCGCAACACCTATGTCGGCGAACGGGCGGACTTCCGCGAGCAGCGGGAACGGGACTCCGGTCTGCTCATCGCCGGGCCGGTCGCCGATCCCGCCACCGGCAAGCCGAGCTTCGGCATCAGCCGGCGCCGCAGTGGTCCGGACGGTTCCGCTGGCGGTTTCGACGGGATGATCGCCGCGATCGTCAATCCCGATTACTTCGCCAGCTTTTACCGGCGGATCATCGGCAGCGACGGGGAATCCATCGCGCTGATCCGTGACGACGGCGTGATGCTGATGCGGTTCCCGACGCTGGACCCGACGCGGCCGAATGCGGCGCTGCCCACCCTGCCGGCCGACCGCGGACTGCGTGCCGAAATCCAGCGCCAGCCGGACGAGGGGATTTTCCGCACCGACGCCAGCCATGTGCAGGGGCTGGATCGCGTGTTCGCCTACAAGCGGGTCGGCACCTTTCCGATCTATGTCGTCTACGGGCTGGACCAGACGCAGGTCACCCGCGCCTGGTGGCGAAACATGGCGCTGGACGCCGCCTTCGTCGCGCCGGCGACGCTGGCCCTGGCGCTGATCGCCTGGCTGGCCTACAGCCGCGCCGCCTCCGAACATGCTGCGGTCCGCCGCTGGGCGGACGAGGTGCGCAACCGCGAAAGGCTGGAGGAGGCGCTGCGCCAGAGCCAGAAGATGGAAGCGCTCGGCCAGTTGACCGGCGGGGTGGCGCATGACTTCAACAATCTGCTGACCGCGGCACTCGCCAACCTGCATCTGCTGGGCCGCCATCTGCCCGCCGAGGGCCAGCGTTTCCTGAGTGGAACACGGACCGCGCTGGAACGGGCGGAGAAGCTGACACGGCAACTGCTGTCCTTCTCGCGCCAGGATGCGGTCAATCTGACCGTAGTCGATCTCGGCGACAGCCTGCGCGGGATGGGGGACCTGCTGGAACGCTCCTTGCGGGCAGAGGTCACGCTTGAGTGGGACATCGCCACCGCACCGATGGCGGTCGCGGTCGACCCGGTGCAGCTGGAAATGGCGGTGCTGAATCTTGTGCTGAACGCCCGGGACGCCATGCCCGGCGGTGGCCGCATCCGGATCGCCGCAGCCCCGGGCCCGGAGCCCCGCACCGCCCGCATCGAGGTCTCCGACACCGGCGCCGGCATGCCGGCCGATGTGATTGCCCGTGCCTTCGATCCCTTCTTCAGCACAAAGGGGGTCGGCAAGGGAACCGGGCTCGGCCTGTCGATGGTCTATGGCTTCGCCCGCCAGTCCGGCGGCAGCGCCGCCATCGACAGTCAGCCCGGCGAGGGCGCGCGTGTGCGCATCGACCTGCCGCTGACCGACCTCCGGCCGGAAGCGGCGCGCCCCCTACCGCCGGCGCCGGCCGCGGATCCACGCCCGCTGCGCGTTCTGGTGGTCGAGGACAATCCGCTGGTGCTGATGGCGACGGTGGAGGGACTGACCCAGGAGGGTTTCACGGTCGAAACCGCCGAGGACGGCGTCACGGCGCTGAGGCTGCTGGAGACCGACCGGAACTTCGATCTGGTGGTGTCCGACGTCGTCATGCCGGGCGGCGTTTCCGGCGTCGACCTCGCCCGGCACATCCGCGAGAACTGGCCGCAGCTGCGCGTTCTGCTGGCGTCCGGATACAGCCCGGAATCGCTCGCCACGATGGGCGCGGACACCGCGTCCGTCCTGGCCAAGCCCTTCACCCCGGACCAGTTGGCGGCGCGCATCCGCTCCCTGACCCGGGCATGACCGGCGGGGGTGTCAGGTGAGCGCGCTGACGAACATCGGCGTCCACATCGCCATGCACCAGACCAGACCAAGGCACAGGCCCCGGGTCAGATCGTCGAATGTCGGCTGCTCCAGACGGTTCAGCTTCCACATCGCGTTCAGTTCCCCCGGCGTCAACGGCCGGCTCCCGACATCGGCATCAAGATCGGAATCAAGATCGGCAACGGACTGAACGGTGCTGCGATCGCTCTGTTCACGGCTGGCGGCTTCGCGCCGTTCGGGGTCGCGTGACGGCATGGCTGAGGCCTCGCATCGATAGCGGAATGCCCAACAAGTTTGTGCCCACCGCAGTCGGCGACCAGCCTTTCTTCCGTCAACAGGGAAATTTTGTCGGCATACGAAAAAAGGCCGCCATCCGCTGGACGGATGCGGCCTTTTCGCCAAGCTTCCGGCCGGATCGGCCGGAAAGGATCACTTGCCGGGACGGATCACCGGGGTGAGCTGGTCGCCCCAGTTGCCGGTCTCGTTGTGGTAGCGGGCGGTGCGCATCAGCTCGACCGTCACGCCGGCCTCGACCGCCTTGACGACGGCGTCGTTCAGGCGATGCAGGTTGTTGGCGACGATGCGGATGGCGCTTTCCTGCTCCGGCGTCAGTTCAGACCGGTCATCCGGCGGCGCGTCCTTGAAACCCGACATGCGTTGTTCCTTCCCCTGGATTGGGACCGCCCCGGCGGGACCGGCTGCGGTCCAGAACTTGGTCATGATCTTGCCCGGCCTTGCGGCCCGGTATCCATCATGTACCACATTGTGTGCGCCGCGACAAAGATCACGACGCGCCAAGCGCTTGCGACCATTGGCCTCTTGCAACCGACGAACAGCCCCCATCGCCATCCGCAGGCCAGCGCCCACAGGATGGCTTTTCCCAAGGCTCGGCACTTCCAGCCTGAGTGAAGCGGCTGACGCTCCGACGGTGCGTTGTCGCTGACCGGTGGTGGACGGAAACCATATCGGAAGCACCGCCACCGGTTGTTTTCTTACAAAAAGAAGAAATAATACTTCAGTGTCGCAACAACCTCTTGGGTTAACTCAATGGTTGACGACTCTCGATTGCGATGCACAGATTTCATCACGATTAAATTTTTCCCGCATGGAGATCATCTTGAAGAACGTTGCCGCCAAGGCCCTGCTCGTTGCGTCCTCGCTGTTTCTGATGCATGGCGCGGCGTTCGCCGGGCAGCAGGACTTCACGATCGTGAACAAGACCGGCTACCCGCTGAAGCACATCTACGTTTCGGAGAACAACAACAACAGCTGGGACGAGGATATCCTCGGCCGCGACGTCCTGAACGACGGCGAGTATTTCGAGGTTGCTTTCGCGAAGGCCGAGAAGACCTGCAAGTGGGACATGAAGGTCGTCTATGACGATGGCGAGTCGGCGGTGTGGCAGGGCCTGAACCTGTGCCAGATCTCCAAGCTGACTCTGAAGTGGAACAAGAACACCGGCGTCACCTCGGCACAGAGCGAGTAATCCGTCACCGGAAATTGTCGGTGCTGCGGTTCATCAGGTGGATGAAGACGTCTTCCAGCGTCGGTTCCGTCGCGGTGATCCGCAGCTCCGGCTGCCTCGTCCCCAGTCGCCCCGACTCCAATGGGACCGACCAGGGGGCGAGCGCCCGATCCAGGGCAGCGGCGTCGGTGCCGCTGACATGCAGGCGGCTGCCGAAGACAGCGACCATCTCCACCCCCGGCTGACCGTCCAGCGCCGCGGCGATGCGGTGCAGGCCGTTGCCTGCCACCAGACGGGTGTGCAGTCCCGATCCGGCGATCACCTGATCGACCGTTCCGTGCGTCATCAACGTGCCATAGGCGATGTAGGCGATGCGGTGGCAGCGTTCCGCCTCGTCCATGTAGTGGGTGCTGACCAGCACCGTCAGCCCTTCCCCGGCCAGCCGGTGGATCTCATCCCAGAATTCCCGCCGCGCCTTGGGATCGACACCCGCCGTCGGTTCGTCCAACAGCAACAGCTTCGGTTCGTGCAGGATGCAGGCGGCCAGTGCCAGACGCTGCTTCCAGCCGCCCGACAGTTCCCCCGCCAGCTGCGTGCGGCGGTTGGACAGACCCAGCCGGTCCAGCGCCTCCACCACCCGCCGTCGACGATCGGGCAGGTCGTACATGCGGGCGACGAAGTCCAAATTTTCGGCGATGCTCAGATCCTCCCAGAAGCTGAACTTCTGGGTCATGTAGCCGACCTGCCGCTTGATCGCCGCACTCTGCCGCCGAATGTCGAGGCCAAGACAGGTGCCCTCTCCCGCATCGGGGGTCAGCAGGCCGCACAGCAGCCGGATCGTCGTGGTCTTCCCCGAGCCGTTGGGGCCGAGAAAGCCATAGATCTCGCCGGCCTCCACCCGGATCGACACATCGTTGACCACGGTCTTGCCGCCGAATCGCTTGACCAGCCCGCGCACGTCGATCGCCGGGCCGCCGGTTAGAGAGGACGCATCCGTCATTGCTCCGCCCCCGCCGACGAAACAGTGGCCGTCCATACATCCACCGGCAAGCCTGGGTTCAGCAGCCGGTCCGGTACAGCCTCCACCCGGAAGACGAGCTTTTCCCGGCTGCCGACGCTGTAGATCACCGGCGGGGTGTATTCCGCCTGGGAGGCGACCCGCGTCACCCGTGCCGACAAGCCCGTCGGACAACCGTCACAACGCACCGACAGGGCACCGCCCGGCGCCACCCCCGCCATGGCGGTCTCCGGCACGAACAGCACCAGCTTCACCCGCTCCGGTGGCAGAAGCGACACGACGGGGGAGCCGGCCGGCACCCACTCGCCTGGATTGTACAGCGTATCTTCCACCAGGGCCGCCACCGGAGCGACCGGCGCCAGATCGGACAGACGCCTCTCCGCCTGGGCAAGCGCCGCGTCCGCCTGGGTCACCGCCTCGTCGGCGGCGCGCAGCTGCTCGGGGCGGGCGGGGAGTGCCGCGACCGCAAGCTGCGCCTCCGCCTCCGCCAACTGTCCACGGTCACGGTCGAAGGCGGCGCGTGCCTGATCGAGCTTGTCGGGAGAGGAGACCTTGCGCGCGACCAGTTCCTGCTGCCGCGCCAACTCGGATGCCGAATAGCGCAGAGCGGCCTCCGCCCGCGCCTTCTGCGCGGTCAGTACAGCCACCTCCTGCGCCCGCTTGCCGGTGGCGAGGTCGGCGCGCTGCGCCCTCGCCTGGGCCAGTGCCGCCGCCAGCCGGTCACGCTCCGCCCTGGCGGTGGCGCGGTCGATGGCGAACAGCGGAGCCCCCGCCTCCACCCGCGCTCCGCGGACGACCGACAGGCTTTCCAGCATGCCGGCACCGGGAGCGGCGATGCGCAGATACTCCCCCTCCACATAGCCATGGGCGAGCGGCGGCGCCCCGCCTGCCGCGAAGGGCAGACCGATCGCCAGTGCCAAGCCCGCCAGACCGTCCAGGATGCTTCCGAGAAATCCGCTCATGGCGCATCCTCCCCTGCCCTTGCCCTATCTCCCGCATCGCTCAGCAGCACCCGGCGCAGATTGCCGAGATGGACCTCCACCAGCGCCGTCACGTCCAGCGTCGGCTCGCAATCCACACCATCGAAGGAGGTCCGCCACACCGCGCTCATCAGCAGCGGTGCGACGATCAGACGCACGTTGGGGTCGATCGGCATTTCCCGGAACTCCCCGCTCTCGATTCCCCGCCGCAGCAGGGCCGCAACCACGCCGAAGCCGCGTCGGATCACCTCGCGGTGATAGAAGGCGGCAAGCTCGGGAAAATTGCCGGCCTCGGCGATCACCAGCCGCGGGATCACCGCCATTCGGGTCGTCGCGATCAGCCGAGCCACCATGCGCAGCAGCCGCTCCAGCAACGGAAAGCAGGGGCCGCCGACCGCCGCGACCAGCGCTTCGGCCTGTTCAAGGTTGGGCAGGATGGCGGCACGGATCACCGCCTTGAAAAGCTCGTCCTTGCTGGGGAAGTAGAGGTAAAGCGTGCCCTTGCTGACGCCGGCGCGGGCGGCCACCTCCTCCAGCCGCGCGGCGGCAAAGCCGCGTTCGGCGAAGACCTCCATGGCAGCGGCGACGATCTCCTGCGGACGGGCGCCCTTGCGGCGACGCCAGCGCGGAAGGTCGCCATCGGATGAGGATTCCGGTCCTGGATCGGGCGGGCGGGCGGGCATGGCACACCCCTTTTCTAACTGACCAGTCAGTTATTAGCATGAGTCCGGCCGCTTCACAAATGGCCAAGGCCATTGTGCGGCGCAGCGAAATCTATGCAAAAGGTCTTGCCTTTCGGCGAGCAGTCACGGAAACTTTCCACCGGCTGGCAGCGTACGAATGGAGTCGCGGCCGCACCCGGCCTGGAAGACAGGCTTCAAAACAGCGCATGAACAGCGTGGCCGGACCAACGGTCGCCGCAGTTTCGGGAGGTACGGATCAAGGCGCTGACGCCGGGACCCGACGCATTGTGACGCCTGGACCATACCGTCCAGACCATGCCCGGGTCCCCAGCCGAGCGAGGGGATCGATCATGCCGAGTGCTGCCCAGTCCGCGTCCTCCTCCAGCCTGGAACTGCTGACGATCTACGAGGTCAGCAAGATCCTCGGGTCGTCGCTGGACCTGGAGCAGACCCTTCGCGAGGTGCTGCGGGCACTGTCCTACCAATTGCAGATGCATCGCGGCCGGGTCTACCTCCAGGGTGAGGACGGGGCCTTGCGGCTCGTCGCCGCGCAGGGGCTGCCGAAGGACTCGCCGGCGCAGGAGATCGACTACAACCAGGGCGAAGGCATCAGCGGGCGCATCCTGAAGACCGGCATGCCGGCCGTCGTGCCCAATCTGGCCGAAGAGCCGCTGTTCAACAACCGCTCCGGCGGGCGCGACGATCTCGACGAACAGGTGGCCTCGCTGGTCGGCGTGCCGATCAAGGCGGCCGGCACCGTCATCGGCGTGCTGACCATCGACCGCATCTCCGACGACGGCCCCAGCGGCCATTTCGGCTCCGACGTCCGTTTCCTGACCATGGTCGCCAACCTGATCGGCCAGACCGTGCGCCTGCACCGGACAGTGGCGGAGGAGCGGCGCTTCATGATGCGCGAGACCTTCCGCGTCCAGAAGGAGCTGCGGCCGGTGGTGGCGCCGGTCAACGACGTGGTCTGCACCAGCCCCAACATGGTCGACGTGCTGGCCCAGGTCCACCGGGTGGCGCCCTTCAAGTCGACCGTGCTGATCCGCGGCGAGAGCGGCACCGGCAAGGAGCTTATCGCGCGTGCCATCCACAACCTTTCGCCGCGCAAGGACGCCCCCTTCATCCGCGTCAACTGCGCCGCCCTGCCCGAAGCGCTTCTGGAATCGGAGCTGTTCGGCCACGAGAAGGGGTCCTTCACCGGCGCGCAGAAGGATCATAAGGGCCGGTTCGAACTGGCGTCGGGCGGCACGCTGTTCCTCGACGAGATCGGCGACATCTCCTCCAACTTCCAGGCCAAGCTGCTGCGCGTGTTGCAGGAGCAGGAGTTCGAGCGGGTCGGCGGGTCGAAGACGATCAAGACCGACGTGCGGCTGATCTGCGCAACCAACCTGAACCTTGAGGAGGCGGTCGGTCACGGCAAATTCCGCGCCGACCTGTATTTCCGCATCAACGTGGTGACGATCCACCTGCCGCCGCTGCGCGAACGGCGCGGCGACATCGCCATGCTGGCCAAGCATTTCGTCGGCAAGTTCGGCCGCGACAATGGCCTGAACCTCGATATCGCGCCGGAAGCCCTGGAGGTGCTGAACCGCTGCACCTGGCCCGGCAACGTGCGCGAACTGGAAAACTGCATCGAGCGCGCGGCGACCCAATGCCGCAACGGCACCATCCATGTGCCCGACCTGTCCTGCAGCATGAACCTGTGCAACTCTTCGGTGCTGTTCCAGTACCGCACCATGGGCGCCGCCGTCGGCGGGTTGGCTCCATCGATGAGCGGCGCCGTGACCAACCCGGCGCAGGGCCGCGCACAGCCGTCCGCGGTCCCACCCACCATGCCGCCAGCCATGCCGGCACCGCACAACGGAACGGCGAACGGGGCACAATGGCCGGCCTGCGCGTCGGGCTGTTCCGCCGGACCGGCGCCGGCCTGTGGCGCTTCCAAACCGCTGCCGCCCTCGGCCATCCTCCCTCTGCCCAACCCTCTGCCGACGGCATCCTCGGCACCCGTCCCCTCCGCTCCGGCCCCGCAACCGGCCCTGAATCCGGCATCGGCCGGTCCGGACCTGCCCTTGGACGAGCCGGAGTCGGGGCCGCTGCGCGACCGGCTGGTCTGGGCGATGGAGCGCACCGGCTGGGTGCAGGCAAAGGCCGCCCGGCTGCTGGGCATGACGACGCGTCAGGTGAGCTACGCGCTGCGCAAGTACAACATCGAAATCAAAAGGTTCTAAGCGGCATCAAAAGGGTCCGGAGACCGACCGGGGGCTTGGCGGAAATCCCTGCCCATCGCGCCCCACCGCGGTTTCATGTTACCCTGACGGGCCTTCGGTTCGATGGCGTGCTCCCCGATCGAACGGATTTCCGTCTTGCCTTCGCTTGAGAAGCCACTCGCCCTGCTGTTCGTCGACATCGCCGACAGCACGATGCTGTACGAGCGCATCGGCAACGCCACCGCGGCCGCGCTGACGCAGCGGGTTCTGGCCCATCTGCGCCGGCTGGTGGAGGAGCATCGCGGCGGCGTCATCAAGAGCCTGGGCGACGGGCTGCTCGCCGCCTTCCCACAGTGCGACGACAGTGCCCGCACCGCCTGCGCGATGATCGACATCCAGGACCAGTACGGGCTGCGGCTGCGCATCGGCATCCATTTCGGCTCGGTGATCGAAGGGGTCGGCGACCTCTATGGCGACGCCTGCAACGTGGCGGCCCGGGTCCAGCAGATCGCCCGGCCCGGCGAGATCCTGGCGACGCAGGCATTGGTCGATGGGCTGTCGGCCGATCCGCGCGGCCGGACCAAGCCGCTGAGCAACGTCACGATGAAAGGCAAGACGGCGCCGATCCGCGTCCACCAGATCAGGACCGTCGATGACGCTGACGACGACGCCATCGACAGCACCACGTTGGGCTTCTCCCTGGTGTCGGAGGCCGGCCATAGGATGGTCACCCTGCACCTCTCCTATCGCGGCCAGGACATCACGCTGAGCCGGGCGCTGCCCCGTGTCACCATCGGGCGGGAGGACAGCAGCGGCCTGCGCATCGCATCGCGCCAGACCTCGCGCCAGCATGCGGTGATCGACTTCACCCGCGAAAGCTTCGTGCTGACCGACCATTCGACCAACGGCACCTTCATTCGCAGCGGCGGGTCGCCGCCGGTGGTGCTGCGCCGCGATGCGACCAAGCTGGTCGGCAGCGGCCTGATCGGTTTCGGGGCGGAAGCCCTGGACGAGGGGCAGGACCATGTCGTCGCCTTCCGCGGCGAGTTGGCCTGACAGCTTTGTCGGCACCCCGACAAAGCCCTCCGCCCACCCCGCCATTGTCGCAATGACGACAGCGTCCGCTACGCCGACAATTCCACCCAATCCTCTGTAACCATTACATTTTCCACTCTGGCCCCGAACTTGCTTTTCTCCATTTCGTCCAACGGTGTCGTCCGGCACGGCAGGGAAGGAGTGGATGATGGGCAACGTGGTTTCGCTCGACAGCATCTTCGGGTTGGGAGAACTGGCCCCGCCAGCCGTGATGCCGGCAGCACCCGAGGCGGCGTCCGGCTGTTCGTCGTCGTCCTGCGGATCGTCCGACGGTCCGGCCGACATGGATCCGGCGGTGTGGGAAAAGGTGAAGAACCATCCCTGCTATTCGGAAGAGGCGCATCACTATTTCGCGCGCATGCATGTCGCGGTCGCCCCGGCCTGCAACATCCAGTGCAACTACTGCAACCGCAAATACGATTGCTCCAACGAGAGCCGGCCGGGCGTCGTCTCCGAAAAACTGACCCCCGATCAGGCGCTCAAGAAGATCCTCGCCGTCGCCCAGGAAATCCCGCAGCTGTCGGTGATCGGCATCGCCGGCCCCGGCGACAGTCTGGCGGCCGCCGGCAAGAACACCTTCGCCACCTTCGAAATGCTGCAGAAGAAGGCGCCGGACCTGAAGCTGTGCCTGTCCACCAACGGTCTGGCCCTGCCCGACCATGTGGACACCATCGCGCAATACAACATCGACCACGTCACCATCACCATCAACATGGTCGATCCCGAGGTCGGCGCGCAGATCTACCCGTGGATCTTCTACAAGCACAAGCGCTGGACCGGGCTGGACGCCGCCAAGATCCTGCACGAGCAGCAGATGCTGGGGCTGGAGATGCTGACCTCGCGCGGCATCCTGGTGAAGGTGAACTCGGTCATGATCCCGGGGGTCAATGACGAGCACCTGCTGGAGGTGAACAAGGCGGTGAAGAGCCGCGGCGCCTTCCTGCACAACATCATGCCGCTGATCTCCGACCCCGCCCACGGCACCTGGTTCGGCCTGAACGGCCAGCGCGGGCCGACCGCGCAGGAGCTGAAGGTGGTGCAGGACGCCTGCGAGGGCGGGGCCAAGCTGATGCGCCACTGCCGCCAGTGCCGCGCCGACGCCGTCGGCCTGCTGGGCGAGGACCGCGGCGAGGAGTTCACCGCCGACAAGATCGAGGCGATGGGCTTCGTCGAGTATGACGACGAGGCCCGCCGCACCTACCGCGAGCATGTCGAATCCGAGCGCGCCGGCCGCAACGCCTCCAAGGCGGCGGCCCAGGCCGACGTCCAGGAGAGCATCGGCTTCACCGTCGATCCGATCCTGATCGCCGTCGCCACCAAGGGCGGCGAGCGCATCAACGAGCATTTCGGCCACGCCAAGGAATTCCAGATCTACGAGGTCGGCCCAAACGGCGCCAAGTTCGTCGGTCACCGCCGCGTAGACCAGTATTGCGAGGGCGGTTCCGGCGACGTCGACACGCTGGACGGCGTGCTGGCGGCGATCAACGACTGCACCGCGGTGTTCGTCGCCAAGATCGGCGGCTGCCCGTCCAAGTCGCTGGCCGATGCCGGCATCGAGCCGGTCGACCGCTTCGCCTTCGACTACATCGAGGAATCGGCGCTCGCCTACTTCAAGGACTACGCCGAGCGGCTCGGCCAGGGCGTCGTCCAGTCCCGCGCCGGCCAGGACGCGGTGATCCGCACCGGGGCGCTGACCGCGCGCCGCGCCTGATCCCCCTTTTACCCGTTTTCCCCTCCACAGCCATCCCATCACCGAAGGAGAGAGCCATGGCCTACAAGATCAAATCCGCCGAATGCACCGTCTGCGGCGCCTGCGAGGCCGAGTGCCCGAACATCGCCATCAGCCTGAAGAAGGGCACTTACGTCATCGACCCGGCCAAATGCACCGAATGCCAGGGCCATTTCGACAGCCCGCAATGCGCCGCCGTCTGCCCGGCCGACTGCTGCGTCCCGGCGTGACGATCTGATCCCCTCTCCCCTTGGGGAGAGGGGGGAACTCCAGGAGCACCGCGCCATGCTGGACGAGGTGGATGAGGACTGGCTCGCCCGCCGCTATTACGGTGGGGATCTTCCGCCCGAGGCGGAACGCTGCCTGCATCTGGCCGCCGCCAGCTATGCCGACA from Azospirillum sp. TSH100 carries:
- a CDS encoding hybrid sensor histidine kinase/response regulator, coding for MIRFFQWLVMSFRNLDSRTDRRGSLRLLRLLLAVSVALPLVLFAGIGWRERWEAQEEVERSSGKNALILHEHVLKVFDTMAQVLDRVDERIHGQTWREIAESEPLHRYLKTLEGELDQIGAIGLTDPDGHVRNSSLVFPARNTYVGERADFREQRERDSGLLIAGPVADPATGKPSFGISRRRSGPDGSAGGFDGMIAAIVNPDYFASFYRRIIGSDGESIALIRDDGVMLMRFPTLDPTRPNAALPTLPADRGLRAEIQRQPDEGIFRTDASHVQGLDRVFAYKRVGTFPIYVVYGLDQTQVTRAWWRNMALDAAFVAPATLALALIAWLAYSRAASEHAAVRRWADEVRNRERLEEALRQSQKMEALGQLTGGVAHDFNNLLTAALANLHLLGRHLPAEGQRFLSGTRTALERAEKLTRQLLSFSRQDAVNLTVVDLGDSLRGMGDLLERSLRAEVTLEWDIATAPMAVAVDPVQLEMAVLNLVLNARDAMPGGGRIRIAAAPGPEPRTARIEVSDTGAGMPADVIARAFDPFFSTKGVGKGTGLGLSMVYGFARQSGGSAAIDSQPGEGARVRIDLPLTDLRPEAARPLPPAPAADPRPLRVLVVEDNPLVLMATVEGLTQEGFTVETAEDGVTALRLLETDRNFDLVVSDVVMPGGVSGVDLARHIRENWPQLRVLLASGYSPESLATMGADTASVLAKPFTPDQLAARIRSLTRA
- a CDS encoding ABC transporter ATP-binding protein; translated protein: MTDASSLTGGPAIDVRGLVKRFGGKTVVNDVSIRVEAGEIYGFLGPNGSGKTTTIRLLCGLLTPDAGEGTCLGLDIRRQSAAIKRQVGYMTQKFSFWEDLSIAENLDFVARMYDLPDRRRRVVEALDRLGLSNRRTQLAGELSGGWKQRLALAACILHEPKLLLLDEPTAGVDPKARREFWDEIHRLAGEGLTVLVSTHYMDEAERCHRIAYIAYGTLMTHGTVDQVIAGSGLHTRLVAGNGLHRIAAALDGQPGVEMVAVFGSRLHVSGTDAAALDRALAPWSVPLESGRLGTRQPELRITATEPTLEDVFIHLMNRSTDNFR
- a CDS encoding carboxymuconolactone decarboxylase family protein → MPLPLIEQADAAPEVRAVYDDIKATRNVPDVNNFWKAIAHHPPTLARTWDSLKEVMAPGALDPLVKEMIFVAVSVTNNCQYCIRSHEAAARRLGMTDAQFGELMAVVGMANETNRLAVGYQVELDERLK
- a CDS encoding molecular chaperone, with translation MESTVLEVALSHQASPSRQDGSGIAKAPVPIDLDLAASAQALRLLARLHAEEPTPALLESLRDAPVGRGPLALDRDDALQAAALVDEVVSDLPERITRRSLAALTADFAAIHRTGELRTCPTEGPWLDEEMRADAAATLRRWRTGLGAELEAELRRPPLDGVADDHIAAELTVLAALFDRGRTLDALCFLDRHLLPWAPDFCSRVATRCREPFFAGIAILTNAQLDDLRDRLVELCGLPRPVEEGADARRRRRWTEGRFPRACTCDP
- a CDS encoding HlyD family secretion protein, with the protein product MSGFLGSILDGLAGLALAIGLPFAAGGAPPLAHGYVEGEYLRIAAPGAGMLESLSVVRGARVEAGAPLFAIDRATARAERDRLAAALAQARAQRADLATGKRAQEVAVLTAQKARAEAALRYSASELARQQELVARKVSSPDKLDQARAAFDRDRGQLAEAEAQLAVAALPARPEQLRAADEAVTQADAALAQAERRLSDLAPVAPVAALVEDTLYNPGEWVPAGSPVVSLLPPERVKLVLFVPETAMAGVAPGGALSVRCDGCPTGLSARVTRVASQAEYTPPVIYSVGSREKLVFRVEAVPDRLLNPGLPVDVWTATVSSAGAEQ